Genomic DNA from Blattabacterium cuenoti:
ACAAATAGATAATCCTAATTTTTTTCTATAAATTGATGCAATTAATATAGGAAACTTTGCTAAAAGATGATAATATAAATTTTCATTATTTGATGATAAAACATTATTCATAAATGCAAATAAAATATTTACTATAGAAGATAACATTCCCATTGGATGATAATATTTTGGTATATTATCCAATATTTTATAAATTTTATCTTCTATAAAATATAAATCATATATATTTTTAGAAAATAATTTTAATTGATCTTTATTAGGAAGTTCTCCATTTAATATAAGATAACTTGCTTCTATAAATGAACATTTTCTAATTACTTGATCAATAGGATATCCTCTATATAAAAGTTCTCCTTTTTCTCCATTTATAAAACTAATAGAACTTTTTGTTATTCCTGTATTTTTTAATCCTGGATCAAAAGTAATAAGTCTAGTATTTTCTCTTAATTGAGAAATATCAATAGCTTTATCAAAAGTTCCATTAATTAATGGAAGCTTGTAACAATATCCATTGATATCAAAATTAACAATACTACACATAATAATATTTCAATTTTTTTGTTTAAAAAATTAAATTATAATTAAAAAATCATTTTATCAAATGATATAATAGTATTAAATCCTTTTTTAGAAAAATATTTTTTCATGCCTTTTCTAAAACTAATTAACACAAAATCGCCTCCCCATGCTCCTAAACTTTTAACTAATCCTAAATAATCCGGAAAATATATTTCTTTAATAGTAGGTAAATTAAGTATTTTTGATATAATTTTTTCATGATTCAATAATAATTCTTCAAATTCATTTAATTTTTTACAAAATAAAACTTTCCAGGTTATAAAAGATATAGATTCTATAATTTTTTTATTAGGTATATTATTATAACGAAATAAATTTATACATTTAGTTGTATTTTGTTTTTTATTTAGATGTAAAAAAAATAATTTATTTTTAAATGGAGGATTAAAATTTATAGGAATATAAAAAGGCATTGTATCATAATATTTATAAATAATTGGTTTTGATATTGATACACATGCTATGTCATAACCACTTCCTGGAAAATTTTCATTATCTAATAATTCAAATGGATTTATATTAGCCCATTTAGCTATATTATTTATTAAAGTAGAACTACTTCCTAATCCCCAATCTATAGAAAATTGTAAATATGTATTAACATATATGCTTAATGATTCTTTTAAAAATTTTTTCTTAATTTTTTTAGATTTTAATAACAAATTTCTTAATCTAATAGCAATATTTTTTTCTGTGTTATAAAAAATTTCTAAATAAGGTAATCGAAAAATTGCTTCAAACCAAATATTATGATTTTTATCATAACTTTTCCAATGTAATATAGAAGAAGTATCTTTATTTTCAATAACAGTTAACAATTGTCCTTTTACAGTAGGTAAAGCTACTCCCAGAGCTCCAAATAAAATTACATATTCTCCAGTTAATAATAATTTTCCATGACTATAAAAAAAACTTTTTTTATAATGCATTATTAATTAATATTTACATTTTACATTTTTTTTTTAAAATTTTTTATATATTTTTCTGCCATATTTTTTAATATTTTTCCTGGTCCTATTTCTATAAAAGAATTTGCTCCGTTAATAATCATACTTCTTATAGAATGCATCCATTTTACTGGAGAAAAAATCTGTTTAATAATATTTTTTTTTATTTCATTAGGATTTGATACTGGTAATCCATTAACATTTTGATAAATAGGAAATTTTGGTTTTTTAAAATCAATTTTATTAACAATAATTTCAAAATCTTTTTTAGCCAATTTCATGATTGGAGAATGAAACGCTCCATGAACAGGAAGGCAAATTATTTTTTTTGCTCCTATTCTACTTAAAATAGAACATACTCTTTTAACAGAAAGAGATTCTCCAGAAATAACTAATTGATTAGGGGAATTATAATTAGATACTACAACGATTCCATTATCTTTTTTACAAATATGTTCTATAATTTTATGATTTAATCCAAAAATAACCATCATTTTTCCTGGAATAGTTTCACAAATTTTTTGCATTATATTTGCTCTTTCATATACTAATTTTAATCCGTCTTCAAAAGATAAAACATTAGCAGATGTTAAAGCTGATAATTCTCCTAAAGAATTTCCTGCCACCATATCTGGTTCAAATTTATAGATCATTGTTTCTATTATTGAATAAATATATATAGATAATTGTGCATTTTTTGTTTTCTTTAAATCTTCTTTAGATCCTTCAAACATAATTGATGTTATATAAAATCCAAGAATATCATTAGCTTTATGAAAAATTTTTTTTGCTAAATCATTTTTTTCATATAATTTTTTTCCCATTCCTGGATATTGACTTCCTTGTCCAGAAAATAAATAAGCTTTCATATCAAATAATACGTAAAAAATTTTGTTTAATTTAACATTAAAATTAAATATATATTATGAATATAACCGATACTCATGCTCATTTATATATGAAAGATTTTAATAATGATATAGATAACGTAATTAATAGATCTATAAAAGAAGGAATAACTAAAATTTTAATACCTTCTGTAAATAATTCAACTGTACAAAATATTATTAAATTAAAAAATAAATATCCCAACATATGTTATCCAATGGTTGGATTACATCCAAATTATGTTTTTCCAAATTTATTAAATAAAGAATTGATTAAAATAGAAAAATGGTTGGAAAATTATTCATTTATATCAATAGGAGAAATAGGTATAGATTTATATTCTAATAATAAGAAATTTCTTTTTGAACAAGAATATGCATTTAAAAGACAAATAAATTTTGCTAAGGAAAAAAAACTTCCAATAGTAATACACTGTAGAAATGCTTTTGATTATGTTTTTAAGTTTTTAAAAAAAAATAATTCATCAATAAAAGGAGTTTTTCATTGTTTTTCCGGAAATTTTAATCAAGCTAAAAAAATTATTGATATTGGAATGAAATTGGGAATAGGAGGGTTGATTACTTTTAAAAATAACCATATTAAGAATTTTCTAAAAAAAATTAGTATAGAAAATATAGTATTAGAAACAGATTCTCCATATCTTTCTCCACATCCTATCAGAGGAAAAAGAAATGAACCATCAAATATAAGAATTATACTAAAAAAAATATCAGATATTTATTCATTATCAGAAAAAAAAATTATTAATATTATTAATAAAAATGTAAAAAATTTATTTTTTAATTAAAC
This window encodes:
- a CDS encoding GYDIA family GHMP kinase produces the protein MHYKKSFFYSHGKLLLTGEYVILFGALGVALPTVKGQLLTVIENKDTSSILHWKSYDKNHNIWFEAIFRLPYLEIFYNTEKNIAIRLRNLLLKSKKIKKKFLKESLSIYVNTYLQFSIDWGLGSSSTLINNIAKWANINPFELLDNENFPGSGYDIACVSISKPIIYKYYDTMPFYIPINFNPPFKNKLFFLHLNKKQNTTKCINLFRYNNIPNKKIIESISFITWKVLFCKKLNEFEELLLNHEKIISKILNLPTIKEIYFPDYLGLVKSLGAWGGDFVLISFRKGMKKYFSKKGFNTIISFDKMIF
- the fabD gene encoding ACP S-malonyltransferase; the protein is MKAYLFSGQGSQYPGMGKKLYEKNDLAKKIFHKANDILGFYITSIMFEGSKEDLKKTKNAQLSIYIYSIIETMIYKFEPDMVAGNSLGELSALTSANVLSFEDGLKLVYERANIMQKICETIPGKMMVIFGLNHKIIEHICKKDNGIVVVSNYNSPNQLVISGESLSVKRVCSILSRIGAKKIICLPVHGAFHSPIMKLAKKDFEIIVNKIDFKKPKFPIYQNVNGLPVSNPNEIKKNIIKQIFSPVKWMHSIRSMIINGANSFIEIGPGKILKNMAEKYIKNFKKKM
- a CDS encoding TatD family hydrolase → MNITDTHAHLYMKDFNNDIDNVINRSIKEGITKILIPSVNNSTVQNIIKLKNKYPNICYPMVGLHPNYVFPNLLNKELIKIEKWLENYSFISIGEIGIDLYSNNKKFLFEQEYAFKRQINFAKEKKLPIVIHCRNAFDYVFKFLKKNNSSIKGVFHCFSGNFNQAKKIIDIGMKLGIGGLITFKNNHIKNFLKKISIENIVLETDSPYLSPHPIRGKRNEPSNIRIILKKISDIYSLSEKKIINIINKNVKNLFFN